One window of the Manihot esculenta cultivar AM560-2 chromosome 14, M.esculenta_v8, whole genome shotgun sequence genome contains the following:
- the LOC110631312 gene encoding probable methyltransferase PMT15: MGSAAQSTQYHATSKPSKGLAVNVRLFFKKKNLFSLALILFLCIFSYLFGLWQKTSGGFTPSTTTTTISIPCNTANTKQEELLDFGSHHTADDVGTTVASEVKIYPPCNVNFSEYTPCEDAHRSLRFSRRSLIYRERHCPEKDEKIKCRIPAPYGYKNPFAWPASRSFAWYANVPHKHLTVEKAVQNWIRYEGDRFRFPGGGTMFPNGADAYIDDIGRLINVKDGSIRTAIDTGCGVASWGAYLLSRNILTMSFAPRDTHEAQVQFALERGVPALIGVLASNRLPYPSRAFDMAHCSRCLIPWADLGGLYLIEVDRVLRPGGYWILSGPPIRWKKYWKGWERTKEDLKAEQTKIENVAKSLCWKKLVEQGDIAIWQKPLNHLNCKVNRKITQNPTFCPSDQDPDKAWYTNMETCLSNLPEVSNNEEVAGGELKKWPERLNAIPPRISRGTVEGVTEEIFQNDIKLWNRRLTYYKTVNNQFGQAGRYRNLLDMNAYLGGFAAALIDDPVWVMNVVPVQAKVNTLGVIYERGLIGTYQDWCEAMSTYPRTYDLIHAASVFSLYQDRCEMEDILLEMDRILRPEGSVIFRDDVDTLVKIKRITDGLNWDSQIVDHEDGPLQREKLLFAVKSYWTAPAAPDQN; encoded by the exons ATGGGTAGCGCTGCTCAGAGCACACAGTACCATGCCACCTCCAAGCCCTCCAAAGGCCTTGCTGTTAATGTCCGCTTATTCTTCAAAAAGAAGAATCTTTTTTCTTTAGCTCTTATCCTCTTTCTCTGCATTTTCTCTTATCTCTTCGGCCTCTGGCAAAAAACCAGCGGCGGCTTTACACCGAGCACCACCACCACTACGATTTCAATCCCATGTAACACTGCAAACACGAAACAAGAAGAACTGCTAGACTTTGGAAGCCACCACACGGCGGACGATGTAGGAACCACAGTAGCGTCGGAGGTCAAAATCTACCCTCCATGCAACGTGAACTTCAGTGAGTACACCCCATGTGAGGACGCTCATAGATCATTGAGATTCAGTAGGCGAAGCCTGATATACAGAGAAAGGCACTGCCCAGAGAAAGATGAGAAAATAAAGTGCCGTATTCCAGCCCCTTACGGGTACAAGAACCCATTCGCATGGCCTGCGAGCAGGAGCTTCGCCTGGTACGCGAACGTGCCTCACAAACACCTTACGGTGGAGAAGGCAGTGCAGAATTGGATCAGATACGAGGGTGACCGTTTCAGATTTCCTGGGGGTGGAACTATGTTTCCTAATGGTGCCGACGCGTATATCGATGATATTGGGAGATTGATCAACGTCAAAGATGGGTCTATTAGGACCGCCATTGATACCGGCTGTGGG GTAGCAAGTTGGGGTGCCTATCTTCTCTCACGCAACATATTAACAATGTCGTTTGCACCGAGGGACACCCATGAAGCCCAAGTGCAATTTGCCCTAGAAAGAGGAGTCCCTGCTTTGATCGGAGTTCTCGCCTCCAACAGACTTCCATACCCATCTAGAGCTTTTGACATGGCTCATTGTTCTCGCTGCCTTATTCCATGGGCCGACCTCGGAGGATTATATTTAATTGAAGTTGATCGAGTTCTTCGGCCTGGTGGCTACTGGATTCTGTCTGGCCCTCCGATCCGGTGGAAGAAATATTGGAAAGGCTGGGAGAGAACAAAGGAAGACTTGAAAGCTGAACAGACTAAAATTGAGAATGTGGCTAAAAGCCTTTGCTGGAAAAAGTTGGTAGAGCAAGGTGACATTGCTATATGGCAAAAACCACTCAATCACTTAAATTGCAAAGTTAACAGGAAGATTACACAGAATCCAACCTTCTGCCCCTCAGATCAGGATCCAGATAAAGCTTG GTACACAAATATGGAGACTTGTTTGAGTAATTTGCCTGAGGTATCAAACAATGAAGAAGTTGCAGGTGGAGAATTGAAGAAGTGGCCTGAGAGACTGAATGCTATTCCACCAAGAATCAGCAGAGGAACAGTGGAAGGAGTGACAGAAGAAATTTTCCAGAACGACATAAAGTTATGGAATCGGAGATTAACATATTATAAAACTGTGAACAACCAATTTGGTCAAGCTGGAAGGTACAGAAACCTTTTGGACATGAACGCTTACCTGGGAGGATTTGCTGCTGCTCTAATAGATGACCCAGTTTGGGTAATGAATGTGGTTCCAGTTCAAGCCAAGGTCAATACTCTTGGAGTGATTTACGAACGAGGACTAATTGGAACATATCAGGACTG GTGTGAAGCCATGTCTACTTATCCAAGAACCTACGATCTGATTCATGCAGCCTCTGTGTTCAGCCTCTACCAGGACAG ATGTGAAATGGAAGATATATTGTTAGAGATGGACAGGATTCTGAGGCCTGAAGGGAGTGTGATATTCAGAGATGATGTTGATACATtagtgaagatcaagagaatAACCGATGGATTAAACTGGGATAGCCAAATTGTTGATCATGAAGATGGACCTCTTCAAAGGGAGAAGCTTCTTTTTGCAGTGAAGTCCTACTGGACAGCTCCTGCTGCACCTGATCAAAATTAA
- the LOC110631157 gene encoding RHOMBOID-like protein 3, translated as MLCLVFIGIRLEQQFGFVHIGIIYLLSGFAGSVLSSLFIRNSISVGASGALFGLLGAMLSELITNWTIYTNKAAALFTLLVIIAINLAIGILPHVDNFAHIGGFLAGFLLGFILLPRPHYGWLERRNLPADVGVKSKYKAYQYLLWLVSLILLIAGFTVALVMLFRGENGNDHCHWCHYLSCVPTSRWNCEENQL; from the exons TTCACATTGGTATTATCTATCTGTTGTCTGGATTTGCTGGGAGTGTGCTCTCCTCTTTGTTTATCAGAAACAGCATTTCTGTCGGTGCCTCTGGTGCACTTTTTGGGCTTCTAGGAGCAATGCTTTCTGAACTAATTACAAACTGGACCATTTATACTAACAAG GCTGCAGCACTTTTTACACTTTTAGTCATCATAGCCATCAACCTTGCAATTGGAATTCTTCCACATGTTGATAATTTTGCTCATATTGGTGGATTTTTGGCCGGGTTTCTCCTTGGCTTTATTTTGCTGCCTCGTCCTCATTATGGATGGTTAGAGCGTCGAAATCTTCCTGCCGATGTTGGTGTGAAATCGAAGTACAAGGCATACCAATATTTGTTATGGCTGGTTTCTCTGATTCTCCTAATTGCAGG ATTCACAGTTGCACTGGTGATGCTTTTCCGGGGAGAAAATGGGAATGATCACTGCCATTGGTGTCACTACTTGAGCTGCGTACCCACTTCCAGATGGAACTGTGAAGAAAACCAGCTCTAG